The following proteins come from a genomic window of Candidatus Polarisedimenticolaceae bacterium:
- a CDS encoding CocE/NonD family hydrolase, with product MNLAGAEANLSQEPKTGQAMTDWKRKIRITRFDRVVLGAGLLLVAAAGGLLWLSQMMVAPPRARLKDSVRPVIGITMREREPSGLEIRRVASPAREAGLRVGDRIVRIDDLRNPTMQQLVGHVREAEAGHRFAIEARRPAGDGESLVLVDLLADVRPVSPADEDLPYENVTFDGFGGLKLRGWYIPAPAGSGRSPAVAYGHGNAADRRQWLPAAAEVHEAGIAQLLFDFAGRGESDGEVISLGAHESADLRAALDWLAKRPDVDPRRLGLAGKSMGGVAAILAAADDPRVRALVLDSPFADLRQTVDRALEERHLPAAIVRPVVFKLAGFRANYDPDTVRPVEAIRRVKAPALLLHGTADTVIPASDAEAIRAAAAGPVTYLPLEGIDHNDTRPPEVWDRVAAYLKGSLGR from the coding sequence TTGAACCTTGCGGGGGCGGAAGCCAACTTAAGCCAGGAGCCGAAGACCGGGCAAGCGATGACCGACTGGAAACGGAAGATCCGGATCACCCGATTCGACCGCGTCGTCCTCGGCGCGGGGCTGCTGCTCGTCGCGGCCGCCGGCGGATTGCTCTGGCTTTCCCAGATGATGGTCGCTCCCCCGCGCGCGCGTCTGAAGGACTCGGTACGCCCCGTGATCGGGATCACCATGCGCGAGCGGGAACCGTCCGGGCTCGAGATCCGGCGGGTGGCCTCCCCCGCCCGCGAGGCGGGGCTTCGCGTCGGGGATCGCATCGTCCGCATCGACGACCTGAGAAACCCCACCATGCAGCAGCTCGTCGGGCACGTGCGCGAGGCGGAGGCGGGGCACCGGTTCGCGATCGAGGCGAGACGCCCCGCCGGCGACGGCGAGAGCCTCGTGCTCGTCGACCTTCTCGCGGACGTCCGCCCGGTGAGCCCCGCCGACGAGGACCTCCCGTACGAGAACGTCACCTTCGACGGGTTCGGCGGCCTGAAGCTGCGGGGCTGGTACATCCCCGCCCCGGCGGGATCCGGACGCTCCCCGGCGGTCGCGTACGGGCACGGGAACGCCGCCGACCGACGCCAGTGGCTCCCCGCGGCGGCGGAGGTGCACGAGGCCGGAATCGCCCAGCTCCTCTTCGATTTCGCGGGGCGCGGCGAAAGCGACGGCGAGGTGATCTCCCTCGGGGCGCACGAGTCGGCGGACCTGCGCGCCGCGCTCGACTGGCTTGCCAAACGTCCCGACGTCGACCCGCGGCGACTCGGACTCGCGGGGAAGAGCATGGGCGGCGTCGCCGCGATCCTCGCCGCCGCCGACGACCCTCGCGTGCGAGCCCTCGTTCTCGACAGCCCCTTCGCCGATCTGCGCCAGACGGTCGATCGAGCCCTCGAGGAGCGGCATCTTCCCGCGGCGATCGTCCGTCCGGTCGTGTTCAAGCTCGCGGGTTTCCGCGCCAACTACGACCCCGACACCGTGAGACCGGTCGAGGCGATCCGCCGGGTGAAGGCGCCGGCGCTGCTGCTGCACGGCACGGCGGACACCGTGATCCCCGCGTCGGACGCCGAGGCGATCCGCGCCGCCGCGGCCGGGCCGGTCACCTACCTCCCCCTCGAGGGGATCGACCACAACGACACGCGCCCTCCCGAGGTGTGGGATCGCGTGGCGGCCTACCTGAAGGGCTCGCTGGGGCGGTAA